The genomic region ggatgtttcccagtactggaagggcatctgatgtGTAAAAATACGCTCGATATGTTGGCCGTTCATTCCcttgatgaaaaaagggactaagccgaacgaaAATGAATTATATAacttcttatattatattatattatattatattatattatattatattatattatattatattatattatattatattatattatattatattatattatattatattatattatattatattatatttagtttcatcagattatattaaattatattattttattttgcattatattatattatattatattatattatattatattatattatattatattatattatattatattatattatattatattatattatattatattatattacataacacAACACTAATTTACATTGCACTAAATGTATGTATTCTTACTCACGTTTGATCAATCAAACAAAAAGACTTGTATTATAAAAAAGCTTTAGACTCTCTGCTAATGTACAGTTATAGTATATGTCAATTTAAACATCAACATGCTTAGTAAAAGGCAGTTTTTGTCCTGTTGTTGATTTCAAGGAGCTTTGGATATTCATAAGTCTTCACAGAGTCATCCAGGACAAGACAAAGACTGGCCCGCTGTAATCTAAGAGTGTTATATTTAATCCTTTAATCCCAGAACAATGTCCAACAGTCCTAAAACATGCTGCTGCCGCCACTAACAACAACTGAAACTACACGCCAGCCAAAAACATAGCAATGAATCAGCTTAGATTCTAATAACAGCACTGTACATGAATGACAATTGATTATTAAGCCATTGCAGGTGCATTTGCCTATTACAATACAGCATAAATGAGTGATTACACAATAGTCTCAATCTAAAGAAAGACTCACCTCATGCATTTGCTTGAGACAGTCATTTCCATCCTTCAAACTTTCGATGACCTTTATTTCAATCTGAGCTACTTCAATGTCTTGAACCTGAGGTGAGGCACAGTTGAAATATCATTCATGTTGTTTGTTGTTATAATTTCAGACCTTTTCAAATTCAAAGTTACACAATGCATTAATATGCAACAAGGAACTGTACTGTATAAGAAACACActcatttttacaaaaaacaaaaagagagatAACCCAGCAGTGTttccaaagaaaaaaataaaataaaattctctgTTCTCATTGTAAAATTCATATTGTTCCTTTTTCTTGTTTTAGACCAAATGGCTAAAATTTTTAAGACGAGACACtgataattttattttctttaatattgttttcatttaaattgcGTATAATAAAATGTCTATTTATAAGTCTATtaattgtgcatatatatatatatatatatatatatatatatatatatatatatatatatatatatatatatatatatatatatatatatatatatgtatatatatatatatatatatatatatatatatatatatatatatatatatatatatatatatatataattgaatacaccccattttgaaaataagtatttgtatccatttcttagtgaataagggcaatgtattttggtgcatttaaacaaatcagatttattaaacagatatatttattaaaataatattttagtcaccaaacatatttagaaatggaaagataatacgaATAAATTAACTAGTTTGGACcgttaagttattttgttagataaggtCTAGATTTGACTTccatactgactaatctaatgtatatgcacaaatataatattttatagcttcctataaaaaaggaatttaaaagatagatttgtgaggggagtacttatatatgctgagcactccatgcatacatacatacatataaacaaatacatacagtataatatatgCATATACGTACgtataaaaatgcacaaaaaaagaaaaaaagtgtgtcTACCATGCATGAAGCACACTCAAAATTGCACAACGccttccaaaaacatgcagtgtaTATAACAAAACATGTCTGGAGCATATAGAGAGGAAAAGAGTAAATCTTCTACCACTCACCTGTGAGAAGTCTACTCATATTTGAACAAAATGGAATATAAATGGAGTGTTTATAAATAATGTCTGGTGCATATTTTGAGCTTCGTCAGTAGgctgaactattgctttaaattaTGCAATGGTGAGTTTTTAAGACCCTAATAAGGGAACACTCATTTGTTTTGAAAATAAGCTTCTTTTACAAGtcatctagagttaaacagtttgagtttgaccatttattttatttgttatagatttatttttggcctttttgcctttattagataggaaagtaatgagacaggaagcgaagttagAGAGAGAGTGGAGggtagggttgggaaatgtcctcgagctgggattcgaactcgggacgccctaacgtgctactgcaccatatatcGGCGCACTAACCACCAGGCTATTGCGCCTACCTTTTGACCATTTTTGAGTGCATTCagtcaatctctgggtctggtggtAGCACTTTTACCGCAACCATGACgccttccactactgagaaacccggaaatgtaaaaagggtctatAGCTGTGTCTcacatcctccgaaggatgcagacttcaaaggtgagtccaCACAAGCCAAACTGAGAATTTTGAAATGAGACgattagcatagatcattgaatcagattagaccattagcatgtcactctaaaaaaaaaaagttttaaaaactccTATTTATTAAGACTTGCTGTAACCATGTTGTTACAGCATTGCACTTGCTGCAACCATGGTACGGCAATAAAGTTCCTAGATTATTATGGCAGAAAGGTGTAGTTCTAGCCATATTGACCTAGATAGCTATTTGTTTTCTTAGTACACaattgacccttttcacaagcctgttttgaCGGATTTAACGGTCATTAGCATCTaaaatccttaaaagtttttaatagttcgattttttttttaatgtatgaacatttatatgtatttgctGTATGTATttagtatatcatctttgctttaaattacaaaaaaaaacgaattaccacttatgcgaggcgtttctaatgcagcatttaTGGGAGAGTACAGCCTTCATGAGTCtcacacatttatttaattttttattttttcgtaTTTCTGAACATCTTTATAACaccattgtgtttttcttttattatttaagcaaataagattgtaaaaaaaaaaaaaatgttgtactctcccattcactgcgctctgagtttacccaaccatgacgccttccgctactgagaaacccggaattGTGAAGAGGGTCCATAGCTGTGTCTCatatcctccgaaggatgcagacttcaaaggtgagttCTTCGAAGTCGACATAAGCCAAACTGAGCCttttgaaatgagacgatctCGCCTACATGGGGATCTCGTCACCTTGCAAATGtaatttgtaatgacttttttcaaagggattttaaaatgtattttaagtggtCTGAAGGCAAAGCAAGGTTTACAAAGGCTAGAAATATATTTCATTTGatgcatacatgtatatacatgtaaacagtctataaaataatttttttgtaagacatgccatactctttttgttttataACGTGTTGAGATATCCAagaaaaataaaacctaattcatacatgtAATCCATAGTTTACTTTTAAAAACGTCCTGTTGTTATAAGCATATAATAAATCTTGGGATGTTCGAGGCTGCTAAGGATCTACTGCTTGTATCCTTCCTTATCTGGGAAATGAAGGATACATTTTGAGGCTGCAGTTAAGGGAGCCTtcgcatttttattattattattttttttttaatgagacaGCTTTTGTCGAGGTGCGATGACGCAGTGCTCTTTGAATGCATCCttcagaggatgcagcctctgaaatgagacacagctatggcaactacagaagagtcaagctttaaatttaaatattacattggAAACCCAAACAGTCAActatatcaaatgaaatgagtgtagttaactcaaaattgaaagttaattctactcattttaaaagatttttgaactcagtgttgaaggtaatgagtcaattaaatacctcattactttagcttaaatggagcaagttcatagtactcatataaattctttttttagctcaaatggtttgtagcaatcggcttcctcaaatggtttgagttgccttaactaattgggttttacagtactcaattggtttgagttctccatttattgggttttactgtgctcaaattgcttcatttactcaaatggattaagttcacagtactcattaggattaatttttaaacttaaatggtttgttgcaatcagtttcctcaaatggtttgagttgcctaaacattttgagttttacagcactcagttggtttgagttctccatttattgggttttacagtgctcaaattgcttcttttactcaaatggattaagttcacagtactcattaggattaggttTTGAACTTAAaaagtttgttgcaattggtttccccaaatggtttgagttaccctaaCTTTTTGGGAATTACAGAATtccaatctgattcaataatttttgctaagctaagctaaaagtgctcctgtcagacctggagatcggatcaatggattcaaaaatgataaaactcatctgtttaactcTATAGgaattgtaaaatgagcctatttgcaaaaaaaaaaaaaacaataaaaaattaccaTTCATATTAGACTCCTGTAATACCTTAAATGCGAGAAACATAATGTAAACCCACCATGCGCTCCAGGTTGTCTATCTGGATGTCAGTCTTGTCCAGAAGCTGGTCTTGGTAGCGTTTTTTCTTGAGCAGCAGCAGTGCTTGTCTGTGAAAATGACACATGAATCACACATATTAGTGAATCTGCACAGCCAAAATCAATACAGATGGCACCATGTCAGCATTATAAAGGCCCTGTGTAATGCATGACGGCTGACATAACCAATGGCCTGTAATGTGAAATGTCTTACTCTCTCTTGCCATCCTTCAGGAGCTGTTTGGCCAGACGTCTCTCTCGCTCCAGCTGTAATTTGATTTTCTTCCGATATTGTTTCAGTTTATCTCTCTGCTGCTTGAGTTGCTGTGATCCAGCGACAGGACGTAACGTAGAAACATGACAGTTCACTTATAGAAATGCTTCTTATTCATAAAGACGTCAGTTTGTGGACTGAGACGAACAAACAGTTGTCAAAGCACAGGATTTGTGAGTGTAGATCTGTGTGTGTGCTCACCTCAAACACTGTTGTTCTGACAAATAAGACAGCGGAATTTTATCAAAGAGACTCAATGTAgtctaaagttgtttttttttttcgttctttTTTTTCTGGAATCTAGGCCCCCTGCTGCCCGACACAACATTCAAAACACCCCATGCTGTTATAacacagatataaatatatatctggttatatttctgtttttgattttctttcaaataagttttaataacagcctgttctttaaaaaaaaactttaaaaaaaaaaaatatatatatatattttcaaacaaGCAGCTAATGATACCTtacatgaatattattattattattattattattattattaataataataacaataatgccaTTGTTGTTCACACTTgtttgattttacaaaaaaaattctaatataagtaatagtaataataataataataaaaaaataataataataataataataataataataataacaataacaaatattaaattattgtgGTGGTTGTTATTGTTGTTCTCACTTGTAAAAATActtctaacaacaacaacattaatattgTGGTTGTTTTTCTCacttgtttgattaaattcaaattttacaaaaacatttctaacaacaacaacaacaacaacaataataataataataataataataataataataataataataataataataataataataatactattgtgGTTGTTGTTCACACTTGTttgattttacaaaaatatttctaatattagtaataataataataataataaattattgtggtggtggttgttgttgttgtcacttGTAAAAATActtctaacaacaacaacaataataataatgtggttGTTGTTCTCacttgtttgattaaattcaaattttagaaaaactttactaacaacaacagcaacaataacagGCCTATAGCCCGGGGGGTTCGGATGGTTCGAAagacccccatccccccccccccccccccccccccttactaACAATAGTCCAGTATTTGTCCATACATTagcttatttgtcctattttgactttTATGCCAACATAAATTATCACAATAACCTGTTGAAAAGAGGTTTAAGACCTAAAGACCtgcaagtaaagtcaactttcaCTATTtcgttgttaaatagagaaaacattttacaagtaaattTTATTccaaatcttggaccttattcttgaaagaaaaaaattaccaaaaaaatgTTGTAAAGCACCAAAGGCACCCTATATTAAAGTTACTTATAATACTtattaggctattgttgttataCATGAAttatcaaatgtactttttttataagagaggctagaaaaattgtgaagctctgcattattatatattgatatatatattttttattattattcaaatgttttttgcCAGTTTAttgcttaataaatgacaataggccacagtttttgttttaaaattttgacAGATTCCTATTTTTAGCCCCTtgtgatatatgatgtaataaatttgtcgtaatcattcaatcattcattttcttttcggcttaatccctttattattctggggtcgccatagcggaatgaaccgccaacttatccagcacatgtatcacacagcgcatgcccttccagccgcaacccatctctgggaaccatccatacacactcactcacactcatagactacagaCATgagtggggggaaccggagcacccggaggaaacccacgcgaatgcagggagaacatgcaaactccacacagaaatgccaactgacccttcttgctgtgaggcgacagcactacctactgcgccactgcgtcgccgaatTTGCccgtctcatccttcaagttcctggggacccacatctcaaaggacctttcctggaccaccaacatctccagcctggtcaagaaggctcaccagcgcctattcttcttgaggcaacttaagaagaaccagctttcatcagctgtcttggtgaacttctaccgctgcacaatagaaagcatcctgaccaacacagtcaggtatggaagctgctctgttgctgagcctaaggcactgcagcgggtggtgaaaactgcccaacgcatcacagggactacactgccagccattgaggacatccagaagaaacactgtctgcgcagagcatgcagtattcttaaggacacctctcaccctgctcacagactgttttctctcctgccttccggcaggcgcttcaggctcccccggacaaaaaccagcagactgaggaacagctttttccccaaagctgtctcccttttgaactctgcccctcactgactcttttgaaccccccccccccccccccaccccaatacaccccccacactgctctaacttatactcctcacaatcactgcactatttaacatttgcacaattaaggtttgcacatattcattgcactacattgcactgattcacttatctgaactgtacatatccactgcacatgaacatttgtaattgtttatctatctgccactcctgattattaatagcatcctgtacacatattcatttattgtaaatctgttcatagctaatacaacctgtatataatgttcatagtacatccatctgtaaatattaccatagtttttctataactgcactttataacttatacctgtatcctgcacttgctgctattgcactgctggttagactgaaactgcatttcgttgccttgtacttgtacatgtacatgtgtaatgacaataaagttaaatctaatctaatctaatctaatttgtcGTAATAGTAGTCTATATTTTAgacttttcatatttttttccatattttcatatatttttttaatttttagaaaatgttttagtacatcaaaaagtgtgaccATCTGCCAAACTAATCtagcaaaaaaaaatgtgctaaaattttgctaaaatgcagtattttaacTTAATAATGAAATAGCTAAATTagtcgaataactgcaaaaagaacCACCCtattcaccaggctggctacgatcttgaataataataataataataataataataataataataataataagtagtgATGGGCCATTATCGgcattaacgtgctgcgttaacgcgagacttttTCGGGCTCAGATAGCACAAGTACATCTTATAGaacctaatttttttttaatcagttttaatcagtttctcaagcagatTGTGATggattttggaaacaggagatgagcccctggtctaatgcgccacctggcttgagaaagccgttctcaaagacttacttttagtcattatttgggtagcatacattctgaatgccttcggcagaattcaaatgagccattttaatctggataaattccaagattacagtaagactaaaatagattaaaaatattaatctatgcccacctataataataataatatactattcTGGTGGTGGTTGTTGCTCTCACTTGTAAGAATACTTCCAACAACGTTTGAttaatttcaaaatttactaaaatatttctaaaaacaacacCAAAAGTATTAATAACAATTTGATATGTTTAAACAATTTGTTCTCTTAAACAAGACATTTTCATGGctcataaaaacaacaacaacaaaaaacaggcAAAGGCAGTATTTTCTTAGGTGGCAAAATGTTAGTTTGTTAATTGGGGTTTGATTGTAgagtattattaaaaattaacctacatttaaaatatatcttGATGTATCAAACATAGtttcatatatataatttagacAGCGATGATGATCacttattaatctttattttatgaGGTGtagcacgcacatgcacacaaatgTTTAATGGTGTTAAGATAAAATGGGGACACAACTATGAAATCTTATCAAAAAAAAACACACGTATAGTTGAACAACAACCTTGCTTtgagatattatattatattatataatatgagATATTAGAAAGTGTTGCTTTTTTTAGTGAAAACAAGCTttcactattaaaatattattatttatctgtttaattGCATTTGAATGACTAAACCCACTAGTGAGAAGACAAGTGCcataaactaacaaaaacaaataaataaataaataaataaataaatagtgccattaataaacaaatgataaattaaagtaaaagggatattttcattacattattttcattttttaaatctaattattatatttaatggaCTGTTGTTTTGTCACAATTGCTGTTGATAATTGCTttatcatatatgtatatatatatatatatatatatatatatatatatatatatatatatatatatatatatatatatacatgtatatatatatatatatatatatatatatatatatatatatatatatatatatatatatatatatatataaaatctgtcATTCTACAGTATATGTCTTTATATTCTATTTAAATCATACTTTTCTTTCACTTTTACTTATACTTTTGCGCTTTAGTGTATTACATTATATTCTGTAATGCATAACTGTTACGTTGTATTCCATGTAATTTAATGATCTGTTATCTGTTCTATTCTATGGTCTTGTGTTGTGCTTTATAATGAACTATAATTATTTACCTTTTTGTTCTGTtgtacagtagtgtgtgtgtgcgtgtgtttctcCTCTCTCACACAGTCGCATAAAGTAGGACAGCTCATAATCCTGTCAATGGCAGTAGTTCATTATGGCTGAACTCATTACAGACATGTTGCCTGTAATGCCTGTAACTACAGTAGGTACAGAATGCCAACACCCGCTGACTGATTATTTGATCGATTATTCTTACCAATATCGCCCTGTCCTGATCTGTCACTCGACTCGGGCGTGCCTGTCTGCCGAAAACATTTCCCATAGCGAATAAACCACATCCTCGCCTCTCCTCTAATACCACCTCATACCAAACGCTGGCCGCAGTTTGCATCAAAACACTCGAAGATGCTGACCCGCGGTGTCTGTGCAGGACGACTGATTGGTTTCAGCTGTTTTTCAAACGGCTCAATAAGCGCATTTGGAGACTGAGGAAACATAAGCGCCCACTAGCGACTAGATAGTACACTACAGTACAGAATAc from Danio aesculapii chromosome 3, fDanAes4.1, whole genome shotgun sequence harbors:
- the chmp6a gene encoding charged multivesicular body protein 6, which encodes MGNVFGRQARPSRVTDQDRAILQLKQQRDKLKQYRKKIKLQLERERRLAKQLLKDGKREQALLLLKKKRYQDQLLDKTDIQIDNLERMVQDIEVAQIEIKVIESLKDGNDCLKQMHEVMSLVEVERILEDTKEAIEYQKQIDDLLAGCLKEEDEDAVVAELETLTQGEDTALPELPTDPQPAVPEGQTEIKTEREMLAA